The sequence below is a genomic window from Pseudomonas cremoricolorata.
AAATCGGTGCCCAGCGCGCCGAACATCCGTGAGCGTCGCCAGTACGACACCCGCCACACCTACGCCATCCTGTCTCTGCCCTGCGCAATGAGCCTGACGCCCATCGCCAGCCAGATCGGGCACCGCGTCGAGATGTCGCCCTCTACCCACGCGAAATGGATCAGCTCCTCCTCGGACTGGAGGGAGCTGGAGAAGCGATCGCCCCGCGTCGGATCGGCCAGACAGGCCCATCACTGACAAGAGGGAACCAATACACCTCTGGAATCCCCGCAGGACAAGCACTTGATCTCTACCGCCAACATCACCATGCAATTCGGCTCCAAGCCGCTGTTCGAAAACGTCTCGGTCAAATTCAACAACGGCAACCGTTACGGCCTGATCGGCGCCAACGGTTGTGGCAAGTCCACCTTCATGAAAATCCTCGGCGGTGATCTGGAGCCCACTGGCGGCCAGGTCATGCTCGAGCCCAATACCCGTCTGGGTAAGCTGCGCCAGGATCAGTTCGCCTATGAGCAGTACTCGGTCATCGACACGGTGATCATGGGTCATGGCCAGCTGTGGCAGGTCAAGGCTGAGCGTGATCGCATCTATTCGCTGCCGGAAATGACCGAAGACGATGGCATGGCCGTCGCCGAGCTGGAAACCGAGTTCGCGGAAATGGACGGCTACACTGCCGAGTCCCGTGCCGGTGAGCTGCTGCTGGGCCTGGGCATTCCGCTGGAACAGCATTTCGGGCCGATGAGCGAAGTGGCGCCGGGCTGGAAGCTGCGGGTGCTGCTGGCGCAGGCGCTGTTCTCGGACCCGGATGTGCTGCTGCTCGACGAGCCGACCAACCACCTGGACATCAACACCATCCGCTGGCTGGAGACGATTCTCACCGCGCGTAACAGCACCATGGTGATCATTTCCCACGACCGGCACTTCCTCAACAGCGTCTGCACGCACATGGCTGACCTGGACTACGGCGAGCTGCGCCTGTTCCCGGGCAACTACGACGAGTACATGATGGCCGCCACCCAGGCGCGCGAGCAGTTGCTGTCGGACAACGCCAAGAAGAAAGCCCAGATCGCCGAGCTGCAAACCTTCGTCAGCCGCTTCTCGGCCAACGCCTCGAAGGCCAAGCAGGCCACCTCGCGTGCCAAGCAGATCGACAAGATCCAGCTGGCCGAGGTCAAGCCCTCGAGCCGGGTCAGCCCGTTCATTCGTTTCGAGCAGACCAAGAAGCTTCACCGTCAGGCGGTGACCATCGAAAAAATGGCCAAATCGTTCGACGACAAAGCGCTGTTCAAGGACTTCAGCTTCACCGTCGAAGCCGGCGAGCGCGTGGCGATCATCGGCCCCAACGGTATTGGCAAGACCACGCTGCTGCGCACCCTGGTCGGCGAGCTGCAACCGGACGCCGGCGTCGTGAAATGGACCGACAGCGCCGAGGTCGGCTACTACGCCCAAGACCACGCCCACGAGTTCGAAGACGACGTCAGCCTGTTCGACTGGATGGGTCAGTGGACCAGCGGCGAGCAGGTAATTCGCGGCACCCTGGGGCGCATGCTGTTCTCCAACGACGAGATCCTCAAGTCGGTCAAGGTGATCTCTGGTGGTGAGCAAGGCCGCATGTTGTTCGGCAAGCTGATCCTGCAAAAGCCCAACGTGCTGGTGATGGACGAGCCGACCAACCACCTGGACATGGAGTCGATCGAGGCGCTGAACCTGGCGCTGGAAAACTACCCAGGCACGCTGCTGTTCGTCAGCCACGACCGCGAGTTCGTGTCCTCGCTGGCCACCCGCATCCTGGAGTTGACGCCTGATGGCGTCGTCGACTTCAGCGGCACCTACGACGACTACCTGCGCAGCCAGGGTGTGGTGGTGTAAGCCTCGCCCAGTACTGCAAAATGGCGCTTCGGCGCCATTTTTTTTGCTGGCGACCCGTGCAAGGAGCCACGCCTTTGATTGAAACTCGCCTGTTGCAGCAATTCATCGCCGTCGCCGAGGAGCTGCATTTCAACCGCGCCGCGCAGCGCTTGCACATGGCGCAGCCGCCGCTGAGCCAGGCGATTCGTCGACTGGAGCAGGACATCGGCGCGCCGTTGTTCGAACGCAACAGTCGCAGCGTTGTGCTGACACCGGCCGGCACGGTGTTCCTGCAATGGGCCAGAACGGTGCTGGAAACCCTCGATCAGGGCGTCGAGCACACGCGCCGGGTCGCCCAGGGCATGGAGGGGCATCTGACCCTGACCTTCATCAATCTCGCGCCCTACCGGCAACTGTTGCAGGTGCTCAGGCACTTTCGCAGCGACTATCCGGCGGTCGCGCTGACGATGCAAGAAGCCACCACCCAGGAGCAGGTCGATGCGCTGGAACACGGCCGCGCCGACCTTGCCTTCATGCGACCGCCCGGTCGGACGGCGCCGGGTCTGCGCTGGATTACCCTGCTGGAAGAGCCAATCATCCTCGCCCTGCCCGCCTCGCATCGCTTGGCGACCACTGATCCTGTGCCCCTGGCCGCGCTGGCAGACGATGACTTCGTCGCTTCGCCAAGGCATCTGGGCCAAGGCTTTCACGACCAGATCGTGCAACTGTGCCACGCTGCAGGCTTCGCGCCGCGCATCGTGCAGCAGGCGCGGCACCTGCAGACGCTGGTGGCGCTGGTGGCCGGTGAATTTGGCGTCGCGCTACTGCCCGCCTCGATGATGGATGCAACGCGCGACGACGTGGTGTTCAGGGCGATTGAGGTAAACACTTCTGAGCAGTTGCGCCACGTGCCTTTGTTGATGGCCTGGCGAGAGCAAACGCCCAGCGTGATTCGCGACCAGTTGATCGAGCGACTACGTGAAGGTCTGTCGATCGATACTTCATAGGTCTTAATCGGTAACGAATAAGATATTTTACGGATTAACTCATCCTGCCCATCATCGTGAATCGACCCTTCATGGAGACCCACGATGAATCCTCTACCTGATGCAGACAAGCAACTGTTCGACGGCAAGGTCGCCATCGTCACCGGGGCCGCGCAGGGGTTGGGCCTGTGTTATGTACAGGCATTGCTCGAACGCGGCGCCAGGGTCGTCGCCAGCGATCTGGGCACCGATCGCTCAGGCGCAGGGAGCGACCCGCAACGGATCGCCGAGATCGCCCGGCTGGCCCCCAACGCCAATGGCCGACTCATCACCCACAGCGGCGCGCTCGACGACGAACCCGGCTGCCGGGCACTGGTGGAGCTGGCGATTGCGCAGTTCGGCGCGCTGGACGTTGTCATTCATAACGCCGGCTGGGTCGGTTATCAGCCCATCGAGCAGCAGGACGAAGCCTTCCTCGAACGAGCGATCGGCATCAACCTGCGCGCGCCGATCTGGCTGAGCAAGCAGGCCTGGCCGTACCTGCGCCGCGCCCCGGCGCCACGAATCGTGCTGACCACCTCGGACCGCGCCCTGTATCAGTGCTATGGGCAGCCGGGACTGGCGGCCTACGCGGCGGGCAAGATGGCGCAAGTGGGCATCATGAACGCGTTGAGTGTGGAAGGTGCGCCCCACGGCATTCTGGTCAATGCCATCTCACCGGTGGCCAAGACGCGCATGTGGGGCATCGAGCATCCCCCGCAGGACTTGAAGCCTGAGTGGGTCGCGCCCGGCGTGCTGTATTTGGCAAGCCACCTGTGCCATGACAGCGGAGTGATTCTGCGCGCCAGCAACGGCCAGTTCACAGCCACCCGGTTCGATGAAAACCCAGGGGTGAACTACCCCAGGGATCTGGCTCGGGTCGCCTGTAGCAGCGTCGAGGAGGTGGCTCGCGATTGGTCACGGATCAAGGACGTTGCCGCTGGCTGACGAAGCCGGAAGGTGCGCACACGCTGCCGCCCGGCATGCTTGGCTATGTGCACGCATCTGATCCTCTCAACACTCGACGAACGCCACCGCCAGCCCACCCCGCGAGGTTTCCTTGTAGTTGGCGTGCATGTCGGCGCCAGTATCGCGCATGGTGCGGATCACCCGGTCGAGGGAGATGAAGTGCTCACCGTCACCGCGCAGGGCCATCTGCACGGCGTTGATGGCCTTGACGGCGGCGATGGCGTTGCGCTCGATGCATGGCACCTGCACCAGACCGCCGACCGGGTCGCAGGTCAGGCCGAGGTTGTGCTCGAGGGCGATCTCAGCGGCGTTTTCCACTTGTTCGGGAGTGGCGCCGAGAATATCGGCCAGGCCCGCGGCGGCCATCGAGCAGGCCGAGCCAACTTCCCCCTGGCAGCCCACTTCGGCGCCCGAGATCGAAGCGTTCTTCTTGCACAGAATGCCCACCGCTGCGGCGGCGAGGAGGAAGTTCACCACATCGTCGTCGGACACCTGCGGGTTGAACTTCATGTAGTAGTGCAGCACCGCGGGGATGATGCCGGCCGCGCCGTTGGTCGGTGCGGTGACCATGCGTCCGCCGGCGGCGTTTTCCTCGTTGACCGCCAGGGCGAACAGGTTGACCCACTCCATGGCGCTCAGGGTCGAGCCAATCACATTGGGTTTGCCCAGTTCCTGCAGGCTGCGGTGCAGTTTGGCGGCGCGGCGCTTGACGTTCAGACCACCCGGCAAAGTGCCTTCGTTGCGCAGGCCGTTTTCCACGCACTGCTGCATGGCAGCCCAGATTTTCAGCAGGCCGGAGCGAATTTCCTCGTCGCAGCGCCAGGCGCGCTCGTTGGCCATCATCAATTGGCTGACGCTCAGGTTATAGCGCTTGCACAGTGCCAGCAGTTCGGCCCCGGAGGAAAACTCATACGGCAGGTTGACCTGCCCGGCGTCACTGGCCGGGGCGTCGATTTCGCTTTCTTCGATGATGAAGCCGCCACCGACCGAATAATAGGTTTGCTTGAGCAGGCTTTGCTCGCCGTTCCAGGCTTCCAGCGACATGGCGTTGGGGTGGTACGGCAGGTCTTCGTCGAGCAGCAGCATGTCGCGTTGGTACTCGAAGTGCACCGGCTGACGGCCATCGAGAATCAGGCACTGCTCCTTGAGCAGTTGGGCGATGCGCGGCTCGATGCTGTGCGGGTCGATCTGATCAGGCCACTGGCCCATCAGCCCGAGCAGGCAGGCACGGTCGGTGGCGTGGCCAACGCCTGTGGCCGACAACGAGCCATACAGGCGCACTTCGACGCGGCTGACCTGCTCCAGCACACCGGCGGTGCGCAAGGTCTGGGCGAAGGTGGCGGCGGCGCGCATGGGCCCGACAGTGTGGGAGCTGGAGGGGCCGATGCCAATCTTGAAGAGATCAAAAACACTGATAGCCATGCTAATACCTGGCGGTTTCACGGCACCGGGCCGCTGCACCGCCCCTCCGAAAAATGAATGGGTGAAGCTGTTGGAGACTATCGTCGTCCTCATTGCCTACAATGACCAACGAAAATTCCTAAGCAAGCCTTTAGCAGGACTAAACCATGAAGGGGCAACTGAACGGGCAGGTGTATGTCTGGCTACACGTCTTCGCCTGCGCCGCGCGGCATTTGTCGTTCACCCGCTGCGCCGAAGAGCTGCATATCACCCCCGGCGCGGTCAGCCAGCAGATGCGTCAGCTCGAAGAGCGCCTGGGCTTTCGCCTGTTCCTGCGCCGCGCGCGTGGCGTCGAGCTGACGGCTGAAGGCCAGCGGCTGGCGCAGACGGTCAGCGATGCCTACGCCAGCATCGAAGCGGAACTGCTGCGCCTGGATGCAGGTGAAATCCGCGGCACCTTGCGCCTGCGCTCGA
It includes:
- a CDS encoding ABC-F family ATPase produces the protein MISTANITMQFGSKPLFENVSVKFNNGNRYGLIGANGCGKSTFMKILGGDLEPTGGQVMLEPNTRLGKLRQDQFAYEQYSVIDTVIMGHGQLWQVKAERDRIYSLPEMTEDDGMAVAELETEFAEMDGYTAESRAGELLLGLGIPLEQHFGPMSEVAPGWKLRVLLAQALFSDPDVLLLDEPTNHLDINTIRWLETILTARNSTMVIISHDRHFLNSVCTHMADLDYGELRLFPGNYDEYMMAATQAREQLLSDNAKKKAQIAELQTFVSRFSANASKAKQATSRAKQIDKIQLAEVKPSSRVSPFIRFEQTKKLHRQAVTIEKMAKSFDDKALFKDFSFTVEAGERVAIIGPNGIGKTTLLRTLVGELQPDAGVVKWTDSAEVGYYAQDHAHEFEDDVSLFDWMGQWTSGEQVIRGTLGRMLFSNDEILKSVKVISGGEQGRMLFGKLILQKPNVLVMDEPTNHLDMESIEALNLALENYPGTLLFVSHDREFVSSLATRILELTPDGVVDFSGTYDDYLRSQGVVV
- a CDS encoding LysR family transcriptional regulator, with translation MIETRLLQQFIAVAEELHFNRAAQRLHMAQPPLSQAIRRLEQDIGAPLFERNSRSVVLTPAGTVFLQWARTVLETLDQGVEHTRRVAQGMEGHLTLTFINLAPYRQLLQVLRHFRSDYPAVALTMQEATTQEQVDALEHGRADLAFMRPPGRTAPGLRWITLLEEPIILALPASHRLATTDPVPLAALADDDFVASPRHLGQGFHDQIVQLCHAAGFAPRIVQQARHLQTLVALVAGEFGVALLPASMMDATRDDVVFRAIEVNTSEQLRHVPLLMAWREQTPSVIRDQLIERLREGLSIDTS
- a CDS encoding SDR family NAD(P)-dependent oxidoreductase, with product MNPLPDADKQLFDGKVAIVTGAAQGLGLCYVQALLERGARVVASDLGTDRSGAGSDPQRIAEIARLAPNANGRLITHSGALDDEPGCRALVELAIAQFGALDVVIHNAGWVGYQPIEQQDEAFLERAIGINLRAPIWLSKQAWPYLRRAPAPRIVLTTSDRALYQCYGQPGLAAYAAGKMAQVGIMNALSVEGAPHGILVNAISPVAKTRMWGIEHPPQDLKPEWVAPGVLYLASHLCHDSGVILRASNGQFTATRFDENPGVNYPRDLARVACSSVEEVARDWSRIKDVAAG
- a CDS encoding L-serine ammonia-lyase, whose product is MAISVFDLFKIGIGPSSSHTVGPMRAAATFAQTLRTAGVLEQVSRVEVRLYGSLSATGVGHATDRACLLGLMGQWPDQIDPHSIEPRIAQLLKEQCLILDGRQPVHFEYQRDMLLLDEDLPYHPNAMSLEAWNGEQSLLKQTYYSVGGGFIIEESEIDAPASDAGQVNLPYEFSSGAELLALCKRYNLSVSQLMMANERAWRCDEEIRSGLLKIWAAMQQCVENGLRNEGTLPGGLNVKRRAAKLHRSLQELGKPNVIGSTLSAMEWVNLFALAVNEENAAGGRMVTAPTNGAAGIIPAVLHYYMKFNPQVSDDDVVNFLLAAAAVGILCKKNASISGAEVGCQGEVGSACSMAAAGLADILGATPEQVENAAEIALEHNLGLTCDPVGGLVQVPCIERNAIAAVKAINAVQMALRGDGEHFISLDRVIRTMRDTGADMHANYKETSRGGLAVAFVEC